The region AACCcatgtttgtttgttttttgtGGTAAGAGTTGCTACTACGCTGGGGAGAAATTGGTTATCCAAGGATCTTAATATTTCCGTCTATCAAGTCCGAAATCCTGGATATGCAAGAACGaaaacaaggagaaggaaatgaaagatgaaaagaaaaataaaatgaAACGGTTATATACATATAGTCATAAACGGTGGGTTGGATTTATGCAGAAATGTTAATGAGATGCGCCGTTGGTTCCAGTCTTATCTTGTTCTGTGGCCGGTGGAGCAAGGCTTCTAGCGGGGGCGGGGTTTAGGACTGATGTGGCAGGGATCAGAGGAGCAGATGGGCTAAGTTCTAGACCGAAGCCCGGCTTGTCGAGGATAGAGACGTCCAGGTAGCCCTTTGTAGGGATTGGTTCGTTGACGAAGAGGTTACCGAAAACTGGCTCGACGGTGTGGCCATCAGGCGAGTTGGCGAGGTATTCCTGGAACGGGGTGTTGGGCTGCGAGACGACGAAGTGGTAGGAATAAGGGCCGGAGGCATGAGGGACTACAGGGATATCATATGCGGCAGCAAGGGCAGATACCTTGAGGAGTTCCGTCAGGCCGCCGAGCCACATGACGTCGGgctggatgatgtcgatgTTGCGGCCCTCGACCAGCTTGCGGAAGCCGAAGCGGGAGTACTCGTGTTCGCCGGTGGTGAACTTGACGGTGGGATGGGCGCGCTTGAGCAGGGCGTGGCCGTCAAAGTCGTCGGGGGTGAGACATTCCTCCCACCAGTCGATGTGCAGGCcctcggcttcggcgcgCTTGACTAGTTCAATGGTGTAGGGGACGTTCAGGGACATATAGCAGTCGACACGGAGGGGGAAGTTAGGGCCAACGCTCTCGCGCTGTTTGCGGAGGTATTCAATGTTCTTGACAAGTCCTTCGACTCCCTCGTCCGGCCCGTGAGGAAGAGCAACCTTTGCGCCGACGAAACCCGCTTTCTTTGCAGAGGCAGGTTGAGGTCCTGTGCAGTAGAAGTCTAGGCGGGAGCGGGTGGCTCCGCCGATGAGCTTGTACACTGGCTCATTGCGAATCTTGCCAACGAGATCCCAGAGGGCGAGATCAATCACGGAGATGACGGCGATGGGAAGACCTTTCCTGCCGTAGAACATAGATCCGCGGTACATCTTCTCGAAGAGCTCGTTGACGTCACGAGGGTCTTTTACATATGTTAGTTAGCTTAAGTTCCCCTGGCATACAAACAAGGGACGTTCGGCTTACCTGCGCCAATCAGGAAACGTTCAAAGTGTTGGTGTGCGAGCCAGCAAGCAGGAGGGCCACCAAATCCGGTTGCAAAGCCCTTGGTTCCATCGGTTGCTTCAATTTCCACGCAGAAAGATCCCAGAACATTGATACCCCACGATGTTCGTGATCCTCGATATTGTGCCCATCGCGTCATGGGGGTAGAGATGTCACTATCGATCAGCCAGTGGCCGCCTTTGACCTAGTAAACGATGGTATAAGCATTGCACATGGAACGCCATGGACGCGAGATGTTTTCAAAGAATAGAATGGATGAAGCGCGAGAAAACATACATTGTGATAATCACCGCCGGATCCAACTCCGTCGATGAGGAATGTGCGAATCTCTTTGATGCGGGGAAATGTTGCTGTAGTAGAAGCCATGGTGATGATAATAGGCAGGGGAGACTGCGCTAATCTatgggagaaagaagaggggatagataagaagaagaataaaagaaGCACGAAATGTTCCACCAGGGCAGCCGGGGATATTTGAGGGCTTGGTCTCCCCGGCACAGAGGGGCATGTGTGGCAGACTTCGGAGCAAGTCCTAGGCTCGGGGCAATGCTCCCCCGAGATCAGCGACGGAGAAAACCAGCCAGTCGGCTAATAGTATTCTGGTTTCGGTGCCGGGCTGGAGGATCGAATTTTTTGCCTCTCTTTCGACGGCAGATCAACGGCGGTGTTTGAATTCCCCTAGAATCATCAGTAAGCACAGGGGGTAACTCGGCGTGCTCTGTATACAGATTGTACGTACCTTCGCTGTAGATTTGTGGAGATTTGCCAAGCTTCGTTTTTGCGGGGGCTATGCACGACTATGCCGTATTAGTAAGGATTATACCGtactgcctcaggcacaTCCCCGCAAGCTCCTCCACAGTGGCAGGCATgtgctca is a window of Aspergillus puulaauensis MK2 DNA, chromosome 4, nearly complete sequence DNA encoding:
- a CDS encoding L-rhamnonate dehydratase (COG:M;~EggNog:ENOG410PJ5V;~InterPro:IPR023444,IPR029065,IPR036849,IPR013342, IPR013341,IPR029017;~PFAM:PF13378,PF02746;~go_function: GO:0050032 - L-rhamnonate dehydratase activity [Evidence IEA]), which gives rise to MASTTATFPRIKEIRTFLIDGVGSGGDYHNVKGGHWLIDSDISTPMTRWAQYRGSRTSWGINVLGSFCVEIEATDGTKGFATGFGGPPACWLAHQHFERFLIGADPRDVNELFEKMYRGSMFYGRKGLPIAVISVIDLALWDLVGKIRNEPVYKLIGGATRSRLDFYCTGPQPASAKKAGFVGAKVALPHGPDEGVEGLVKNIEYLRKQRESVGPNFPLRVDCYMSLNVPYTIELVKRAEAEGLHIDWWEECLTPDDFDGHALLKRAHPTVKFTTGEHEYSRFGFRKLVEGRNIDIIQPDVMWLGGLTELLKVSALAAAYDIPVVPHASGPYSYHFVVSQPNTPFQEYLANSPDGHTVEPVFGNLFVNEPIPTKGYLDVSILDKPGFGLELSPSAPLIPATSVLNPAPARSLAPPATEQDKTGTNGASH